In the genome of Denticeps clupeoides chromosome 13, fDenClu1.1, whole genome shotgun sequence, one region contains:
- the fndc9 gene encoding fibronectin type III domain-containing protein 9, whose protein sequence is MPVIVQNVTATSAVVSWPSSPGCIDTFYSVMYHPNWNSLLMGYTRKSFLREDRVPVSQTTSLLSNLSPQTTYIICVTCQSANPSRDQCQVFNTLDESSEMGSGRWELAMGVWLASSLLLLVIAVVLLCGCLHSLCPRWSHPVARGCPATSNPSQVHASRAGEGADSGRGSVYTPSCSDDDSQQAAALENPFRRELGGGHELRTLSRQSNCSPY, encoded by the coding sequence ATGCCCGTCATCGTGCAGAACGTCACGGCCACCTCCGCCGTGGTCAGCTGGCCCTCGTCGCCCGGCTGCATCGACACTTTCTACAGTGTGATGTACCACCCCAACTGGAACAGCCTCCTGATGGGCTACACGCGGAAGAGCTTCCTGCGCGAAGACCGCGTCCCCGTCAGCCAGACCACCTCCCTGCTAAGCAACCTCAGCCCCCAGACCACCTACATCATCTGCGTCACCTGCCAGTCTGCCAACCCCTCCAGGGACCAGTGCCAGGTCTTCAACACCTTGGACGAGAGCTCGGAGATGGGGAGCGGCCGGTGGGAACTGGCCATGGGGGTGTGGCTGGCCAGCAGCCTGCTGCTCCTGGTCATCGCTGTGGTGTTGCTCTGTGGCTGCCTGCACTCCCTGTGCCCCAGGTGGAGCCACCCAGTGGCGAGGGGATGCCCCGCCACCTCGAACCCCAGCCAGGTGCATGCAAgcagagctggagaaggagcagACAGCGGGAGGGGGAGCGTGTACACGCCCAGCTGCAGCGACGACGACTCGCAGCAGGCCGCGGCGCTGGAGAACCCCTTCCGTAGGGAGCTCGGAGGAGGGCACGAGCTGAGGACCCTGTCCCGACAGAGCAACTGCAGCCCCTACTGA